Proteins encoded within one genomic window of Mesorhizobium sp. AR10:
- the tssM gene encoding type VI secretion system membrane subunit TssM — MTIWLLRIFSTLALAGFAAAVWFAGPLIRFADARPLEPVWLRAVIIGIVVAIAVVWYGVRFWQRRKAQKALEAAIASAGENDSDANVLAAGMNEAIATLRRSSGKRNFLYEIPWYIVIGPPGAGKTTALVNSGLKFPLAGSSQAQPVAGVGGTRNCDWWFTDEAVLIDTAGRYTTQDSSAQTNQKSWLAFLSLLKKHRARQPINGVILAISLADLMAHAGQEPDAHVIEIRSRLQEIHAVLKIQFPVYVLFTKADLVSGFMEYFGSFDEARRRKVWGATFQTADRGLNMVGAAPAEFDALIKRLTAEMTDRLQEEADPVARIAIFGFAAQLGALKGRIVHFLNSVFEPTRKQMNANLRGLYFSSGTQEGTPIDQLLGSIGRSFGSSAHAHLSGTGKSFFLHDLLSRVIFAESGWVSYDRAADGRAAIARYSGLAMIAAIAAAGLGALGLSFATNRSLIASTSQAVSQYRETAAPLLKSTTVSDVDLETVIGALDALRGLPAGYETKDQPTPAQATFGLSQRERILSASETAYRQALERMFRSRLLLQLERTIEAKMADPMALYEPLKIYLMLGGKAPKVDDELVVTWMKRDWEQNRYPGAHNRDGRAELEKHLRAMLALDDAYDPLFELNRTLVESAQRSLGRMTLADRATALIKSATYAAELGDFSVSARAGLEASLLFEPNDGSDLSSLRVPGFYTYAGFNFYLAQLAKIAQALVDDQWVVGGGGEQGGFDQELLKLGPELLDRYGKGFASAWNEVLDKLRFKAMAADKPQYLALSAVGSPTSPMMQLFEAIARETALTRDPDSENPGAGGAQDAADRAKGLARIGIELAGRKSQARAGAAFVNAPGQDPGASIEAQFRSFQALVAGPPGQRPIDALTQNFREIYQSVRLAADVPSQTEQVNANLQLQISTLRANASRLPKALARMVSAAANDFEGNVAETSIANLNETLDKTVTLPCEEIIAGRFPFAAGATDDVPIADFARLFAPGGVLDRFFAQNLASLVDMSTQDWDWKQDTRFGRNLSKSTLKNFQLAAQIRGAFFPLGGPVPSLNITFTPLSLHGDADMALLDIDGQVLQATQAGNTPGMVTWPGQASLGSAGLSLTPELPGRESALKFDGPWALKRLLDKGSTTGDGANLQVRFVIGGRDVAYTIQSNADSNPFTLPALSGFSCPKAF, encoded by the coding sequence ATGACGATCTGGCTTTTGCGGATCTTCAGCACGCTCGCACTGGCCGGCTTTGCCGCTGCGGTCTGGTTCGCGGGCCCTTTGATCCGCTTTGCCGATGCCCGACCGCTGGAACCGGTCTGGCTGCGGGCAGTGATCATCGGTATCGTCGTGGCAATAGCAGTGGTCTGGTATGGGGTCCGGTTCTGGCAAAGACGCAAGGCGCAGAAGGCGCTGGAAGCCGCCATAGCGAGTGCGGGTGAAAACGACAGCGATGCAAACGTGCTCGCGGCCGGCATGAACGAGGCTATCGCGACACTCAGGCGGTCGAGCGGCAAGCGCAACTTCCTCTATGAAATCCCCTGGTACATCGTCATAGGCCCGCCGGGCGCCGGCAAAACCACGGCGCTGGTCAATTCCGGCCTGAAGTTTCCGCTGGCCGGATCGAGCCAGGCGCAGCCGGTCGCAGGCGTGGGCGGTACACGCAATTGCGACTGGTGGTTCACCGACGAAGCCGTGCTGATCGATACGGCCGGGCGCTACACGACGCAGGATTCCAGTGCGCAGACAAATCAGAAGAGCTGGCTCGCATTTCTGTCGCTGCTCAAGAAACATCGAGCGAGGCAGCCGATAAACGGCGTTATCCTGGCTATCAGCCTTGCCGATCTGATGGCTCACGCCGGCCAGGAGCCTGATGCCCATGTCATCGAAATCCGCAGCCGTCTGCAGGAAATCCACGCCGTCTTGAAGATCCAGTTCCCCGTTTATGTGCTTTTCACCAAGGCCGATCTGGTCTCCGGTTTCATGGAGTATTTCGGCAGTTTCGATGAGGCACGCCGACGCAAGGTATGGGGTGCGACGTTCCAGACTGCGGATCGCGGCTTGAACATGGTCGGCGCGGCTCCAGCCGAATTCGATGCGCTGATAAAACGCCTGACCGCGGAGATGACGGACCGCCTCCAGGAGGAGGCCGATCCGGTCGCGCGCATTGCCATCTTTGGCTTTGCGGCACAGTTGGGCGCGCTGAAGGGGCGAATTGTTCATTTCCTCAACAGCGTCTTCGAGCCGACCCGCAAACAGATGAATGCGAACCTGCGCGGCCTGTACTTTTCGTCCGGCACCCAGGAGGGCACGCCGATCGACCAGCTGCTGGGCAGCATCGGCCGCAGTTTCGGCAGCAGCGCCCACGCGCATCTTTCCGGCACCGGCAAGAGCTTCTTTCTGCATGATCTGCTGAGCCGCGTCATTTTCGCCGAGTCCGGATGGGTCTCGTACGACAGGGCGGCCGATGGGCGGGCCGCGATCGCCCGCTACAGCGGTCTGGCGATGATCGCGGCAATCGCGGCTGCCGGACTTGGCGCTTTGGGTTTAAGCTTCGCAACCAACCGATCCTTGATCGCTTCGACCAGCCAGGCCGTCAGCCAGTACCGCGAGACAGCCGCCCCGCTGCTCAAAAGCACGACGGTGTCCGACGTCGATCTCGAAACCGTCATTGGCGCGCTGGATGCGCTGCGTGGTTTGCCGGCAGGCTATGAAACCAAGGACCAACCGACGCCAGCCCAGGCTACGTTCGGTCTCAGTCAGCGGGAAAGGATACTCTCAGCGTCCGAGACCGCATACCGGCAGGCACTGGAGCGCATGTTCCGCTCGCGTCTGCTGCTGCAGCTCGAACGGACAATCGAGGCCAAGATGGCTGATCCGATGGCGCTCTACGAGCCGTTGAAGATCTACCTCATGCTTGGCGGCAAGGCACCAAAGGTGGACGACGAACTGGTCGTCACCTGGATGAAGCGGGACTGGGAGCAAAACCGCTATCCGGGGGCGCACAACCGCGACGGGCGTGCCGAACTCGAGAAGCACCTGCGCGCCATGCTCGCACTCGACGACGCGTATGATCCGCTTTTCGAGCTGAACCGGACGCTGGTCGAATCCGCTCAGCGCTCGCTCGGACGCATGACGCTTGCCGATCGCGCAACCGCGCTTATCAAGTCAGCTACCTATGCCGCGGAGCTTGGCGATTTTTCGGTGTCTGCGCGAGCAGGCCTGGAAGCATCGCTACTCTTCGAGCCCAACGATGGGAGCGATCTATCGAGCCTTCGCGTCCCCGGTTTTTACACATATGCCGGCTTCAACTTCTATCTCGCGCAGCTCGCCAAGATTGCGCAGGCACTTGTCGACGACCAATGGGTGGTCGGGGGTGGTGGCGAGCAAGGCGGCTTCGACCAGGAGTTGCTCAAGCTCGGTCCCGAGCTTCTCGATCGCTACGGCAAGGGCTTTGCATCTGCGTGGAACGAGGTTCTGGACAAGTTGAGGTTCAAGGCGATGGCGGCAGACAAGCCACAATATCTCGCGCTTTCCGCGGTCGGGTCGCCAACCTCGCCGATGATGCAGCTGTTTGAGGCAATCGCCCGCGAAACAGCTTTGACGCGTGACCCGGACTCCGAGAATCCTGGGGCTGGTGGAGCGCAGGATGCGGCGGATCGCGCCAAGGGCCTCGCACGCATCGGCATCGAGCTTGCAGGGCGCAAATCACAGGCTCGAGCCGGTGCGGCATTCGTCAATGCTCCGGGCCAGGATCCGGGAGCGAGCATCGAAGCGCAATTCAGGTCATTCCAGGCTTTGGTGGCCGGTCCCCCTGGTCAACGCCCGATTGACGCCTTGACCCAGAATTTCCGGGAAATCTACCAAAGCGTGCGTCTGGCGGCCGATGTTCCGTCCCAGACCGAACAGGTCAACGCCAATCTGCAGCTGCAGATATCGACCCTTCGCGCCAATGCCTCTCGCCTGCCGAAGGCGCTCGCCAGAATGGTCAGTGCCGCGGCGAACGATTTTGAGGGCAATGTCGCCGAAACATCGATCGCAAATCTGAATGAAACGCTCGACAAGACGGTTACCCTGCCCTGTGAGGAGATCATTGCTGGCCGCTTTCCGTTTGCCGCTGGCGCGACCGATGACGTCCCGATCGCGGACTTTGCCAGACTGTTCGCCCCGGGCGGAGTGCTGGACAGGTTTTTTGCGCAAAACCTCGCATCCCTGGTCGACATGAGCACTCAGGATTGGGATTGGAAACAGGACACCCGGTTCGGCCGCAACCTCTCGAAATCGACATTGAAGAACTTCCAGCTTGCGGCGCAAATTCGCGGCGCCTTCTTTCCGCTGGGCGGCCCGGTTCCGTCACTGAACATCACCTTCACGCCGCTTTCTCTGCACGGTGACGCCGACATGGCGCTGCTCGATATCGATGGTCAGGTTCTGCAGGCCACCCAGGCCGGCAACACACCGGGCATGGTGACCTGGCCGGGCCAAGCGTCTTTGGGATCGGCCGGTCTGAGCTTGACGCCCGAACTTCCCGGCCGCGAGTCAGCACTCAAATTCGACGGCCCCTGGGCGTTGAAACGATTGCTGGACAAGGGGTCGACTACCGGCGACGGCGCCAATCTCCAGGTGCGTTTCGTCATCGGCGGACGCGATGTGGCCTACACAATCCAGAGCAACGCAGACAGCAATCCATTCACGCTGCCGGCGCTCTCCGGGTTCAGCTGCCCGAAGGCGTTCTAG
- a CDS encoding serine/threonine-protein kinase, which yields MSADDKTRILPNLADTTVGTQLSGIYELDERIASGGMGEVYRGHNIQTGDHVAIKIVLPEFARDQTILSLFRKEASILNHLSHDAVVRYHVFTIDTGIGRPYLAMEFVDGESLYDVMRRGAMATQDVRKLCHRLASGLSAVHQAGAIHRDLSPDNIILPGGKVERAKIIDFGIARSATVGGETLIGGKFAGKYNYVSPEQLGLYGGDVSEQSDIYSLGLVLAAALRGKPIDMGGSQFEIVEKRRTVPDLSDIDADFRDIVEAMLQPDPRDRPISMADIARMTRDDSDMEGTLAPASLAPRDRQGLPRTGGTAAPGSKVQPSNVQGHGVPPVTDPGQQRFVPHIRPALLSQPKAPPVAPTRAAPPKKPPATTRNLTIAALTAVVVASGAGLYAAGFLDFGSPPPATDSGTTPPLQPDLSKPTAVDKVAPDNPPAKVVPPAQPQTEPAAENQANAPDNPPAKVAPPAQPPTEPPAENQANATADQKPEPTQPIEAPPPPEKAPEPSAVEAQPPAEEAPRAIQPDRATSDNQKPAPPVEKAVEAPAEKAPAQPAAQPDVVESQPPKQPEPAIPPPEAKATTPEPTAQVPAPQASQPNVENGQGQQTDLPASKPADTVITLNVPKPETPPAGPVDDIAQRVAWVRDFSGGDCFYAAVTSATDKAAAIEGFATAVQPFQQLLGDFQARFHVEPDISVRLIEPTQCEVTNFLRFMSTSAADRPQLELDRTSVPNGSPIGGTLVTRGGLISSVLLIDHKGMAFNLDDRVVAQADKATFSIPIGLGAADRAAGKAVPQIILVITGPRDVQAAAFSTPVRASALLPRILDEIGAEGSGFSATAKYFRLGG from the coding sequence ATGAGTGCTGACGACAAGACACGAATATTGCCCAACCTGGCAGACACCACCGTCGGCACCCAGCTCAGCGGTATCTACGAACTCGACGAACGTATCGCGTCCGGTGGAATGGGCGAGGTTTATCGCGGTCACAACATCCAGACCGGCGATCACGTCGCGATCAAGATCGTCCTGCCGGAATTCGCCCGCGATCAGACAATTCTGTCCCTGTTCCGCAAGGAAGCGTCGATCCTCAACCATTTGTCGCATGACGCGGTTGTGCGGTATCACGTCTTCACCATCGATACCGGGATTGGGCGACCCTATCTCGCCATGGAATTCGTGGATGGCGAGTCCCTGTACGATGTCATGCGTCGCGGCGCGATGGCGACGCAAGATGTGCGCAAGCTTTGCCACCGCCTCGCGTCCGGCCTGAGCGCCGTCCACCAGGCGGGAGCAATACATCGCGACCTCTCCCCGGATAACATCATCCTGCCAGGGGGCAAGGTAGAGCGCGCAAAGATCATCGATTTCGGTATCGCGCGATCGGCGACCGTGGGCGGGGAAACCCTGATCGGTGGAAAGTTCGCGGGAAAATACAACTACGTTTCTCCCGAGCAACTCGGGCTGTACGGCGGCGATGTCAGCGAGCAGTCCGACATCTACAGCCTGGGATTGGTGCTGGCCGCGGCTCTGCGCGGGAAACCCATCGATATGGGCGGCTCCCAATTCGAGATCGTGGAAAAGCGCCGGACGGTACCGGATCTGTCCGACATCGATGCCGATTTCAGGGACATTGTCGAAGCGATGCTGCAACCGGATCCGCGGGACCGGCCGATCAGCATGGCGGACATCGCCAGGATGACACGCGACGACTCGGACATGGAAGGGACGTTGGCCCCGGCATCCCTAGCACCTCGCGACCGGCAGGGCTTGCCGCGAACGGGGGGAACCGCAGCACCCGGTTCCAAGGTCCAACCTTCGAATGTCCAGGGACACGGCGTGCCACCTGTGACGGACCCGGGTCAGCAGCGCTTCGTCCCGCACATCCGGCCGGCGCTCCTGTCGCAGCCGAAAGCGCCGCCAGTTGCCCCGACTCGGGCGGCCCCGCCAAAGAAGCCTCCGGCAACAACCCGGAACCTGACGATTGCAGCGCTGACAGCGGTTGTCGTTGCATCCGGTGCGGGTCTCTATGCGGCTGGTTTCCTGGATTTCGGAAGTCCGCCTCCAGCCACCGATTCTGGCACGACGCCGCCGCTGCAACCCGACCTGTCAAAGCCGACCGCCGTGGATAAGGTTGCCCCGGACAATCCGCCGGCAAAGGTTGTCCCACCCGCACAGCCGCAAACAGAGCCAGCGGCCGAAAATCAGGCCAATGCCCCGGACAACCCGCCGGCAAAGGTGGCCCCCCCCGCGCAGCCGCCAACTGAGCCACCGGCTGAAAATCAGGCCAATGCCACGGCCGATCAAAAGCCGGAGCCGACCCAGCCCATCGAAGCCCCGCCGCCACCTGAGAAAGCCCCTGAGCCGTCGGCCGTCGAGGCGCAGCCGCCAGCCGAGGAAGCTCCGCGGGCAATTCAGCCGGATAGGGCGACCAGCGACAACCAAAAGCCTGCCCCGCCGGTCGAGAAGGCCGTCGAGGCGCCGGCCGAGAAAGCTCCAGCGCAGCCTGCGGCGCAACCGGACGTCGTCGAGAGCCAACCGCCTAAGCAGCCGGAGCCGGCGATCCCGCCGCCAGAGGCCAAGGCGACTACGCCCGAACCCACCGCGCAGGTGCCCGCCCCCCAGGCAAGCCAGCCCAATGTCGAGAACGGACAGGGCCAGCAGACAGACCTGCCGGCGAGCAAACCGGCCGACACCGTCATCACCTTGAATGTGCCGAAGCCGGAAACTCCGCCGGCAGGTCCGGTCGACGATATCGCGCAACGGGTTGCCTGGGTTCGCGACTTCAGCGGCGGCGACTGTTTCTATGCAGCCGTGACGTCGGCCACCGACAAGGCTGCTGCGATCGAAGGATTTGCAACGGCAGTCCAGCCTTTCCAGCAATTGCTGGGCGATTTCCAGGCAAGATTCCATGTCGAGCCAGACATCAGTGTCCGGCTCATCGAGCCAACCCAATGCGAAGTCACCAACTTTCTGCGTTTCATGAGCACGAGCGCGGCCGACAGGCCGCAGCTTGAGCTCGACCGAACATCGGTGCCAAACGGTTCGCCGATCGGTGGCACGCTGGTGACGCGTGGCGGGCTCATTTCCAGTGTGCTCCTGATCGATCACAAGGGTATGGCATTCAACCTCGATGACCGTGTCGTCGCACAAGCGGACAAGGCTACCTTCAGCATCCCGATTGGTCTCGGCGCCGCCGACAGGGCAGCGGGCAAGGCCGTACCGCAGATCATACTGGTGATCACCGGCCCTCGGGATGTTCAGGCAGCGGCGTTTTCCACGCCTGTGCGGGCCTCGGCGCTGCTGCCCAGAATCCTCGATGAGATCGGAGCGGAGGGATCCGGCTTCTCCGCGACCGCCAAGTATTTCCGTCTCGGCGGATAG
- a CDS encoding M23 family metallopeptidase: MTHSIDTSFKAKKQARAALRRRNLWRGLVVGLAVVVLFSIAAGFYLTADYWSFGDEDEDLHAVEGSDDVPADASVYVPAIIDLAGDPMWITLAPNAGAATKGRSIPRPAELDQAGVSPEIEILSDVMLSASEKFMTTIPSTQEDFAFFQAQRKTAAAPPEPPSGDLQNELQPSPTADEAPAAPDAQVEADDPEAGWGETIDAGEAALPAFQKTQIENNTSVATVTNEYQRFEATEDTFVKILNDRSLDSVALDAHFSDGDAKLAGEALKALFNRDSLAPGYVVAMRGFRPTRETTTMSLMQVSIYAKNVFVGTLTRNAAGAFVSGVDPWVREDLFNYSGAQEEGTHKRQYRLLDAIYSTAARNNVPTGVIGEAIMYLSRGQDLDAFASEDQRLVLIYSQTPRGKDETAGRVLYVGVQGTEKSLDCFVFQQSDGQFACVGGDDQVRSLTVTNGMVTPVNGVMTSTFGPRKHPILGIVRIHKGVDWAAPAGTPITAAFDGEITFQGDGGGYGNLVKISHGDGRETRYAHMQKFAIKDGVGTKVKAGDIIGYIGTTGLSTGPHLHFELYQNGAAIDPLGTVTTAVATNDPAVETLTDRIVHVESGGSARAKNPLSSATGAGQFISKTWIRMMNTYRPELARTLSNADLLALRYDYTISREMVRNLAREGEAYLRARGHQITAGRLYLCHFLGMEGAHQVLSAPGSAQLSAVLGSAVIQANPFLTGKTASYVVDWAERKMGRKLSPPATGAGQPVSTTMEVRQTSPEFEKYKQAITAIVSSVQNAI, from the coding sequence GTGACGCACAGTATCGACACCAGCTTCAAGGCCAAAAAGCAGGCGCGCGCCGCCCTTCGCCGGCGCAATCTTTGGCGTGGGCTGGTTGTCGGTCTGGCCGTGGTTGTGCTGTTTTCGATCGCCGCCGGCTTCTACCTCACCGCCGACTACTGGTCGTTCGGTGATGAAGACGAGGATCTGCACGCGGTCGAAGGATCGGACGATGTTCCGGCCGACGCATCGGTCTATGTGCCCGCCATTATCGATCTTGCAGGAGACCCGATGTGGATCACCCTTGCACCCAACGCCGGCGCCGCCACCAAGGGCCGCTCGATCCCGCGCCCGGCAGAGCTCGATCAGGCCGGCGTTTCCCCCGAGATCGAAATCCTGTCCGACGTGATGCTGAGCGCCAGCGAAAAATTCATGACCACGATCCCGTCGACGCAGGAAGATTTCGCCTTCTTCCAGGCGCAGCGAAAGACCGCCGCTGCGCCGCCTGAACCGCCGTCCGGCGATCTGCAAAACGAGCTTCAGCCATCGCCCACTGCGGACGAGGCGCCGGCGGCTCCGGACGCGCAGGTGGAAGCCGACGATCCCGAAGCCGGCTGGGGTGAAACTATCGATGCCGGCGAGGCGGCCCTGCCTGCGTTCCAGAAGACCCAGATCGAAAACAACACCAGCGTCGCAACCGTCACCAATGAATATCAGCGGTTCGAGGCGACCGAAGACACGTTCGTCAAGATCCTCAACGACCGCAGTCTGGACAGCGTCGCCCTTGATGCGCATTTCTCCGACGGGGATGCCAAGCTGGCAGGCGAAGCCCTGAAGGCGCTTTTCAACCGGGACAGTCTGGCACCGGGTTATGTCGTCGCCATGCGCGGTTTCAGGCCGACGCGCGAAACGACAACGATGTCCCTCATGCAGGTCTCGATCTACGCCAAGAACGTGTTTGTCGGCACGCTGACGCGCAACGCCGCCGGCGCGTTCGTATCCGGGGTCGACCCGTGGGTCCGTGAAGATCTGTTCAACTATTCGGGCGCGCAGGAGGAAGGCACGCACAAAAGGCAGTACCGCCTGCTCGATGCAATCTACTCGACGGCTGCACGCAACAATGTCCCCACCGGCGTGATCGGCGAAGCGATCATGTACCTTTCGAGAGGACAGGATCTGGATGCCTTTGCCAGCGAGGACCAGCGGCTCGTGCTGATCTATTCGCAAACGCCGCGCGGCAAGGACGAGACTGCGGGACGGGTCTTGTATGTGGGCGTCCAGGGCACCGAAAAAAGCCTCGACTGTTTCGTCTTCCAGCAGAGCGACGGCCAATTTGCCTGCGTTGGCGGCGATGATCAGGTTCGCTCGCTGACGGTCACCAACGGCATGGTCACGCCGGTCAACGGCGTCATGACCTCCACTTTCGGCCCACGCAAGCATCCCATTCTCGGGATCGTTCGCATCCACAAGGGCGTGGACTGGGCGGCACCCGCTGGCACGCCGATCACAGCGGCCTTCGATGGCGAAATCACCTTTCAGGGCGACGGTGGGGGCTACGGCAATCTGGTGAAGATTTCGCACGGAGACGGTCGCGAGACGCGCTATGCGCATATGCAGAAATTCGCGATCAAGGACGGTGTCGGCACCAAGGTGAAGGCCGGTGACATCATTGGATACATCGGCACCACCGGCCTTTCGACGGGGCCGCATTTGCATTTCGAACTCTATCAGAATGGCGCGGCGATCGATCCCCTGGGCACGGTCACCACCGCAGTCGCAACGAACGATCCCGCCGTCGAAACGCTGACCGATCGTATCGTTCACGTCGAAAGTGGCGGCAGCGCGCGTGCCAAGAACCCGCTTTCTTCGGCAACTGGCGCCGGCCAATTCATATCGAAGACCTGGATCAGGATGATGAACACCTACCGCCCCGAACTGGCGCGGACACTTTCAAACGCCGATCTGCTTGCTCTGCGCTACGACTACACGATCTCGCGCGAGATGGTGCGCAATCTGGCACGCGAGGGTGAAGCCTATCTTCGGGCGCGCGGCCACCAGATCACAGCTGGCCGGCTCTATCTCTGTCATTTCCTGGGAATGGAGGGCGCCCATCAGGTGTTGTCGGCGCCGGGCTCGGCGCAATTGAGCGCCGTGCTCGGGTCGGCCGTCATTCAAGCCAACCCGTTCCTCACCGGCAAGACCGCCAGCTATGTCGTGGACTGGGCCGAAAGGAAAATGGGCCGAAAGCTGAGCCCGCCGGCGACTGGCGCAGGCCAGCCGGTATCGACCACGATGGAAGTCCGCCAGACATCGCCTGAGTTTGAGAAATACAAGCAGGCGATTACAGCGATCGTAAGTTCGGTGCAGAACGCGATTTGA
- a CDS encoding PP2C family protein-serine/threonine phosphatase produces the protein MESASRQVNDAAFESYGVSHKGCVRDHNEDNYLLEPQIGLWVVADGMGGHEAGEVASASIVEHLATVGIASSAPDLRARFEDRLSRAHAEIRRISKSRGATIGSTVAALLAMDGRFACLWSGDSRVYLVRKSVISQISRDHTEVQELLDSGMISEAEAQTWPRRNVITRAIGVSDEIDIDFQQGEILAGDIFVLSTDGLTAHVSDAEIAAAVVSAAPQAACENLLATVLARGGTDNVTIVLVKIRDRGNGGLDLSRAESRGQ, from the coding sequence TTGGAAAGCGCTAGTAGGCAAGTGAACGATGCCGCCTTTGAAAGCTACGGCGTGAGCCACAAGGGCTGCGTGCGCGATCACAATGAAGACAATTACTTGCTTGAGCCGCAAATCGGTCTCTGGGTCGTCGCGGACGGCATGGGCGGACATGAGGCCGGAGAAGTGGCTTCGGCAAGCATCGTCGAGCACCTGGCAACGGTCGGCATCGCCAGTTCGGCACCGGATCTTCGTGCGCGCTTTGAAGATCGGCTAAGCCGGGCTCATGCCGAAATCCGCAGGATTTCCAAATCGCGCGGCGCGACCATAGGCTCCACCGTTGCTGCTTTGCTGGCCATGGACGGCAGGTTTGCCTGCCTGTGGTCGGGTGACAGCCGCGTCTATCTGGTCCGCAAATCCGTGATCTCGCAGATTTCGCGCGACCACACCGAAGTTCAGGAACTTCTCGACAGCGGCATGATCAGCGAGGCCGAAGCGCAAACATGGCCGCGCCGCAACGTCATTACGCGTGCGATCGGCGTCAGCGACGAAATCGACATAGATTTCCAACAAGGGGAAATCCTGGCGGGAGACATCTTTGTCCTGAGCACAGACGGTCTGACAGCACATGTCAGCGATGCGGAGATCGCGGCAGCCGTGGTCTCGGCAGCACCCCAGGCGGCATGCGAGAACCTTTTGGCAACGGTTCTCGCGCGTGGCGGAACCGACAACGTCACCATCGTGCTGGTCAAGATCAGAGACAGAGGGAATGGTGGTTTGGACCTGTCTAGAGCGGAAAGCCGGGGCCAATGA
- a CDS encoding DUF1036 domain-containing protein, which produces MKLVVIAGAALLALLSSREARAEFTVCNQTLDVVNLAVGQKIDDADQTDGWWTIGANQCVNVIREELTNRYIYIYATDVFGHAILTGSTDMCIERRRFSIRGIDECWQRGHIAARFLEVDTLEQVRWTFFLTGSNP; this is translated from the coding sequence ATGAAGCTTGTCGTGATCGCAGGCGCGGCACTGCTGGCGCTGCTGTCATCGCGCGAAGCGCGCGCCGAATTCACCGTCTGCAATCAGACGCTCGACGTCGTCAATCTCGCCGTCGGCCAGAAGATCGACGATGCGGACCAGACCGACGGCTGGTGGACCATCGGCGCCAATCAATGCGTCAACGTCATCCGCGAGGAACTGACGAACCGCTACATCTACATCTATGCGACGGACGTTTTTGGTCACGCGATCCTGACCGGGTCGACCGACATGTGCATCGAGCGGCGGCGTTTTTCGATACGCGGCATCGATGAATGCTGGCAGCGCGGCCATATCGCCGCACGATTTCTCGAAGTCGATACGCTCGAACAGGTGCGGTGGACCTTTTTCCTGACCGGAAGCAATCCGTGA